A genome region from Manihot esculenta cultivar AM560-2 chromosome 5, M.esculenta_v8, whole genome shotgun sequence includes the following:
- the LOC110616009 gene encoding UDP-galactose/UDP-glucose transporter 3: MEAHGAGLQRVLVLAFCVAGIWSAYIYQGVLQETLSTKRFGPDGKRFEHLAFLNLAQNVICLVWSYIMIKLWSRSSAGGAPWWTYWSAGITNTIGPAMGIEALKYISYPAQVLAKSSKMIPVMLMGTLVYGIRYTFPEYACTFLVAGGVSTFALLKTSSKTISKLAHPNAPLGYGLCFLNLAFDGFTNATQDSLTARYPKTTAWDIMLGMNLWGTIYNMLYMFGWPQGIGFEAVQFCKQHPEAAWDIFLYCLCGAVGQNFIFLTISRFGSLANTTITTTRKFVSIVVSSVLSGNPLSTKQWGCVVMVFSGLSYQIYIKWKKLQKLQKKRKAA; this comes from the exons ATGGAAGCTCACGGTGCCGGGCTTCAGCGAGTGTTAGTGCTGGCCTTTTGCGTTGCCGGAATCTGGTCGGCCTACATTTACCAAGGAGTTCTCCAAGAAACTCT ATCAACAAAGCGATTTGGTCCAGATGGGAAGAGGTTTGAGCATCTGGCATTCCTAAATCTGGCGCAAAATGTTATCTGCTTAGTTTGGTCTTATATAA TGATAAAGCTTTGGTCCAGAAGCAGTGCTGGTGGCGCTCCCTGGTGGACATACTGGAGCGCAGGCATTACAAATACAATTGGCCCTGCCATGGGGATCGAAgctttaaaatatattagttacCCTGCTCAG GTCCTTGCAAAATCCTCAAAAATGATTCCAG TCATGCTGATGGGCACTTTAGTTTATGGTATCAGATACACCTTTCCGGAGTATGCGTGCACATTTCTTGTTGCTGGTGGGGTATCTACTTTTGCTCTATTAAAG ACTAGCTCAAAGACCATTAGCAAGCTGGCACATCCAAATGCACCCCTTGGATATGGCCTTTGCTTTTTAAACCTTGCATTTGATGGATTTACAAATGCAACCCAGGATTCACTAACTGCGAG ATATCCAAAGACAACTGCCTGGGACATAATGCTGGGAATGAATTTATGGGGTACTATATACAATATGCTCTATATGTTTGGGTGGCCGCAGGGGATTGGATTTGAGGCAGTTCAATTCTGTAAGCAGCACCCTGAGGCAGCTTGGGACATTTTTCTCTATTGCCTCTGCGGTGCAGTGGGGcagaatttcatatttttaaccATAAGTCGATTTGGCTCTCTTGCTAACACCACCATCACTACAACCCGCAAGTTTGTCAGCATTGTGGTGTCTTCAGTGTTGAGCGGCAATCCCTTGTCAACGAAACAATGGGGCTGTGTGGTCATGGTCTTCTCAGGGTTGTCATACCAAATCTACATTAAGTGGAAGAAGCTGCAGAAACTGCAGAAGAAGAGAAAGGCTGCATGA